From Solanum lycopersicum chromosome 8, SLM_r2.1, the proteins below share one genomic window:
- the LOC138337680 gene encoding uncharacterized protein → MEDILKTLTILCTKVDSMRLRIQKLEEKEESTSQQHDSKNAELRRSADGKKPDLEGDVGKLHKTHDNVCLNAATASTSTTKGASGIRYTNLNMNKIFDKPFIPKNQKDSLFIPPQIHTYSESLNQDKKAYNHITRSYIENLYKIQNYLNSTPRSPTTKDPNTDFITQKLQGYNKLIAQPGTNANLVKTCYSYGLLNTVYTQTGDEISTIPELYKAFMNYKRITKGTLFYIKFYSAPAEILFDEIKPIIQVIKIGLTRDMIIPEDIGIQQEIQKIEIPEFYANKRVIGIATILNELTNNYLNGNSVWSYYVREQVMIYSNSKEIREQDMEEIRQWILSLLKPEQKPTTRALRKGFISEELLTRYCKIIGQKYPDHICSKCQGEDNVIPDVQIE, encoded by the coding sequence atggaagacatactcaaaaccctaactatactttgtacaaaagtggacagtatgagattgagaattcaaaagctagaagaaaaggaagaatctacaagtcagcagcatgactctaaaaatgcagagctacgtcgttcggcagaCGGTAAAAAGCCAGATctagaaggagacgttgggaaactccataaaacccatgacaatgtttgtttaaatgcagctacagcaagcacatctacaacaaaaggagccagtggaataagatatacaaatttaaatatgaacaaaatcttcgataaaccatttattccaaagaaccaaaaagactcattatttataccaccacaaatacatacttactcagaaagtttaaaccaagataaaaaagcctacaaccacataacccgctcatatattgaaaacctttataaaatccaaaattatttaaactcaacaCCTAGATCTCCAACTACCAAAGACCCTAATACTGATTTCATAACACAAaagctacaaggatataataagttaatagcacaaccaggcaccaatgcaaatctagtaaaaacatgttatagttatggattacttaatacagtttatacccaaacaggagatgaaatatctaccataccagagctatacaaagcctttatgaactataaaagaattactaaaggaacattgttttatataaagttttattcagcaccagcagagatactatttgatgagataaaaccaattatacaagttataaaaattggtttgaccagagatatgataattccagaagatatcggaatacaacaagaaatacaaaagattgagataccaGAATTCTACGCCAACAAAAGAGTTATAGGAATAGCAActatcctaaatgaactaactaacaattatttaaacggaaattcagtatggagctattatgtacgagagcaagttatgatatattcaaattctaaagaaatcAGAGAACAAGATATGGAAGAGATACGCCAATGGATACTTAGTCTACTCAAGCCAGagcaaaaaccaacaacaagagcattaaggaaagggtttatttcggaagaattattgaccagatattgcaaaattattggacaaaaataccctgaccatatatgttcaaaatgtcaaggagaagataatgtcataccagacgttcaaatcgaataa